The genomic DNA ACCACGCCTTTCCCGCATGGGTGTGAACCAGATTCTCCTCTTGATTTTCTCCTTTATGATTACAGGCGTCCCGATGGTTACGAGGCCGAAGAGTTCCTCCACATCCCCGTTCAGCATCCTTATACATCCGTCGCTCTGAGCCTTGCCTATCGATTCGGGCTTAGTGGTGCCGTGTATGCCGTAGCCTTTGGAGAGGCTGACCTTCTGGCTCGATATCCCCATCCATCTCGTGCCGAGCAGGTTATTGGGATCTCCCGGAGGTATAGGTCCATCAGGGGAGTACCATGTCGGGTTGACGATCTTGTTCCTTATCCTGAATTCGCCCGTCGGAGTTGGCGTTTCCGGAGCGCCGATCCCTATGGGGTAGGTTTTAACGACAAAGCCCTTGTATTTCAGCAGTAATAGCTTATCGCTTAGATCCACCTCCAGCGTGAACTCCGGGCGGGGCACGTTGAGCGTCTGACCGACCCTGAGAAGATGCGATTTAAGCCTGCTGGCCCTCATTATCATCTCAGGCGTGCTGTTGAACCTGCGGGCTATGAGTTTAAGCGAGTCCCCCCTCTTAACTTCATATTGAATGGAAGTCACCTTAAGGATGTATTTCAGATTTAAATCGCCAAGGGTATCCGCCGCATCTTTTGCCTGGGGATCACTCGGAAATCGCTCCAACAGCGTCTTGAAGCTTTCGACCGCCCCGGAGAGATTTCCCTTCCTGCCGTAGAGAAGACCGAGGTTGTAAAGGGCTTTGGGCGAGAATGGTCCATCGGGAAACACTTTGAAACAATTGGAGAAGCTCTCCACAGCCCGATCGATCTGATTCATTTTCTCGTGACAGATCCCCATACCGTAATAGATCCTGTGGAGGATATCCCTCCCACTGTTCAACCTGAGGGCATTCTGCCAGGCGTTCAGCGCCCCGCGATAATCCCCCCTCTCCTGAAGGGATACGGCGAGATAGAAATACGCCCTCGGTATCCCATCGAATTTGGGGTGCTTCTTGATAAACTTGGGCAACTCTTCGGCCAATAATCCGTATTCCCTCTGTGCAAACAGGCTTTCATAATGCTGAAATTGCCTGGGGATCCTGGCATTGGAGCTCCTCACGAAGGCGTAGACCCCCACGATTGAGATGACGAGTATGAATATCACGAACAGCGTGATCCTTGCCGATGAGAGACCGGATCTTCCGTTCATCGAATTGAAACCTCCCTCGGTTTAATCGCTCCACTATATTATAACCGGTATATCCGAAGCGGGCAAGATTTTCTCAGCCTTTTCTAGTCCTGAACAATTTATACTCAAGACTATCCACCAGGGCATCCCAGCTCGCCTTGATTATGTTTTCCGAAACCCCTATCGTCCCCCAGACCTCCTTTCCGTCGCTGGCCTCGATTAAAACCCTGACCTTAGCAGCCGTGCCCGCTCGGCTGTCGAGCACCCTCACCTTGAAATCGGTCAGATGGACGTTTTTCAGCTCCGGATAGAAGGTCTCCAACGCCTTTCGGAGCGCCATATCCATAGCGTTTACCGGCCCATCGCCTTCGGCGGCGGTATGCTCGACGTTGCCTTTAGGGTCTTTCACCTTTATCGTCGCCTCAGATCTGATCACGTGGTCGCCGTCGACGAGGAAACTGTCGGTGATGATCCTGAACCCCAGGACCTCAAACAGCGGTCTATACCTTCCAAGGACTTTATTGGCCAACAGCTTGAAGGATGCTTCAGCGGCCTCATACTGATATCCCTCTTTCTCGGCCTCCTTAAGTCTTCTGAAAAGCTCCTGCGCCTCAGGGGAGTTCTTGTCGAGGT from Candidatus Poribacteria bacterium includes the following:
- a CDS encoding L,D-transpeptidase family protein gives rise to the protein MNGRSGLSSARITLFVIFILVISIVGVYAFVRSSNARIPRQFQHYESLFAQREYGLLAEELPKFIKKHPKFDGIPRAYFYLAVSLQERGDYRGALNAWQNALRLNSGRDILHRIYYGMGICHEKMNQIDRAVESFSNCFKVFPDGPFSPKALYNLGLLYGRKGNLSGAVESFKTLLERFPSDPQAKDAADTLGDLNLKYILKVTSIQYEVKRGDSLKLIARRFNSTPEMIMRASRLKSHLLRVGQTLNVPRPEFTLEVDLSDKLLLLKYKGFVVKTYPIGIGAPETPTPTGEFRIRNKIVNPTWYSPDGPIPPGDPNNLLGTRWMGISSQKVSLSKGYGIHGTTKPESIGKAQSDGCIRMLNGDVEELFGLVTIGTPVIIKEKIKRRIWFTPMRERRGGDVSSGQIGQG